Part of the Hippopotamus amphibius kiboko isolate mHipAmp2 chromosome 7, mHipAmp2.hap2, whole genome shotgun sequence genome, GTGCAGCCATTTCCTCAGGAAAATGAGTTCTGGACAGACAGGGTGGAGAATCAGGAGGGCGTTCATTAGCCTCCTGCACCTTGCTGCTCAAGTTTCTAGAGCTGTTTTTCAAGTTTTGAGATGTTTACTCAATGCATCATCAGAAACTGGCCACTCAAATGAAAGCTGGGGATGTCAAATTTATACCTGTCATACCAAGCAGAGTTTTCTGGAAGGGTGATGTCCACCTCCTGTAAAATAAACCTGTTTTTGTAAGGCTCCAGTACTTCCTTGGCTTCATCACAAAGGGGGCACGGATCCTTTGTGGATAAGGTCAGCACAGGAAGAACAGTCTTAGAGGCAGATAGATTTCTCAAGAGCAGTTGAAAGGAGTGTTTGGCAAGTTGCCTGCTGTTTCCTTGAAACCAGAGCATCTTAATTCTCCACATTGCCTCTGGCTACTTAAGAGTCCGCTAGAACCAGGCATCTGAGCCTCTGCTGCTCTCGTTGCCACTTCCCAAcaggcaccaccagggaagcaccccaattattttaataaatatttattgggtgcctaTTTTGTGCATCATGCCAGGAACCTGGGATACAACAGAGACAAAAAAGCACAAAACTATCTGTCTTCAAGAAGTTTACATTTCAACTGAGCGAGATCAGTATGCAACAAGCCCAATAAAGAAATAGACTACATAATAGATTAGAAGGTGGGAAATgctatggagaaaagaaaaagtagaacagGGTAAAAAGGATGAGGACACCCCGAGGTGGCCAGTTTGCAGTATTAAAAAGGTAGGCCTCATTGTGAAAGGGAGATTTGATAAAAACTTTGAGGAGATGAGATGGGGAAAGGATATTCTAAGCCAGGAGAATAGCTAGAGCAGAAGCCCTAACTTGGAAATTTACCTAGTGTGTTCAAGAAGTAGCAAGGAGGCTAGTGTGATTGGAGTGAAATGAGTAAAGGGGAGAGGGATCGGGGCTGTGTTCAGAGAGATGTGGAGAGAATCACATTGAGCTGGGCTTTGTAAGTTGTTAtaaagactttggcttttatcATGAGTGAAGGGGGCGGTGCTGCAGGGTTTGGGGCACAATTTGAATGGTTTAAAATGATCTGCTGCATTAAGAATAAGACTATAAGGAGGTACTAGTATAGAAGAGGTGAGACCTGCTGGGAGGCTGTTGTAATTATCCAAGTGAGAGGTGGTGGTGACTTAGGTCAGGGTGGGGGAACAGGAGATGGTGAGAAATGGTTCAATTCTGAATATACTTCGAAGGTAGGGCCGAAGGTATTTGCTAATGAATTGGACATaggatgtgagagaaagagaagagacaggGATGGCTCTGAGGTTTCTGGCCTAAGCAATTAGAAGGATGGAACTGACCACCCACTGAGGTGGCGAAGACTGAGGTGCAGTGTGGTTTTTAGGCGGGAAGTTAAGAAATTCAGTTGTGGGCCTATTAGGTTTGAAATATGTGTCTCGATATCCCAGTGGAGCTATTGTGGCATCTGTGTCTGGCGTTCAGGAGGGAGGTGTGGGCTGGTAACTATCAGGATGGGTAAAGCTAGGCTGCAGTAACAAAAGTACAAAGTCTCATGGAGTCAACTCAACAAAAGATATCTTATGGGTAGGGCTCTGCCCCATGTCATTTTCACTCTGAAATTCAGGCTAATAGGAGCTCCACTACCGGGACTATTGCTGTggcaagaggaagaaaagagctgGAGAGTCTCCTACCAGCAATGAAATACTTCTGCCTTGAAGTGGCCCATAACTCCACTCACATTTCCTTGGCCAAGGCAAGTCCCATGGCCACAGTTAACCTGAAGGTAAGGGTAAAGAAGCACAATTCTCCTGTGtttctagaaaaagaagaaccagaAATAACGGGTGAGCAACATTAATGCCGACCAGAGCTGGGGAAGTACAACAGGGGGTCATCAGCACATAGACGGTAGTCAAAGCCACAGGACTGGATGAGATGACCAGGAAGTGAGCGCAGAGAGAGAAACGAGAAGGCCCAGCGCTGGGCCCGAGGGATCTCTGACATCCAGAGTCCATGACCTCAGTTGCTATAACAAGCCTAAGACGGAATTGTGTTCCCCTTCATTATGTGAGTAACGTGTAACTCCAGGATGAAGTAATGAATCAACAGCATTGATACTTTAGTGTCAATTGTGCTATTAAGTATAATAGcaagttttagaaaattttctgCTCTTTGTTCTTTATG contains:
- the LOC130857245 gene encoding glutaredoxin-like protein C5orf63 homolog isoform X1, with the translated sequence MLWFQGNSRQLAKHSFQLLLRNLSASKTVLPVLTLSTKDPCPLCDEAKEVLEPYKNRFILQEVDITLPENSAWYDRYKFDIPSFHLSGQFLMMH
- the LOC130857245 gene encoding glutaredoxin-like protein C5orf63 isoform X2, with the protein product MLWFQGNSRQLAKHSFQLLLRNLSASKTVLPVLTLSTKDPCPLCDEAKEVLEPYKNRRISHSLDGAIYRKKALCPCCCPKGLSF